The Mycolicibacterium brumae DNA window TGACCAAACCGTCGGCGACGCGCCGTCGGCCGTCGGCCAACTGCGTCCGCTGATCGGTGACCGGCGCGCCGTCGCGCACCAATGCGGTGCTGACCTGCCGAGACGGGTCGACGATGGTCGGCGGCTGCCCGTCGGGGTAGACGATCTCCTCGGTGACGGTCCCGGTCTGGCGGGAGGTCCGCAGCGCCTGCTTGGCCCCGCCGTGCGACGCCTTGTTGCTGGAGCGTTTGGTGACCGGAATGCCGTCGACCTCGACGAGTTTGTAGACCATCGAGGCCGTCGGCGCCCCGGATCCGGTGACCAGCGAGGTGCCCACGCCGTAGGCGTCCACCGGGTCGGCGCGCAGCGCCGCGATGGAGTACTCGTCCAGATCCCCGGACACCACGATGCGAGTCTTGTTGGCCCCCAACGTGTCCAGTTGCTCGCGGGTTTGGCGGGCCAGCACGCCGAGGTCGCCGGAGTCGATCCGGACCGCGCCGAGTTCCGGGCCGGCCGCGGCGACCGCGTTGGCCACCCCGGTGGTCACGTCGTAGGTGTCCACCAGCAGCGTGGTGCCGACACCGAGGGCGGCGACCTGGGCGGCGAAGGCGGCCGGCTCGTCGGGTCCGTCGGGCCCGGTGTGCAGCATGGTGAACGCGTGCGCGCTGGTGCCCAGCGTCGGGACGCCGTAGGTCCGGCCGGCCTCCAGGTTGGAGGTGCCGTCGAACCCGGCCAGGTAGGCCGCGCGCGCCGCGGCGACGGCCGCTCGCTCGTGGGTGCGCCGCGAGCCCATCTCGATCAGGGTGCGCCCGCCGGCGGCGCTGACCATCCGCGCGGCGGCCGAGGCGATCGCGCAGTCGTGGTTGTAGATCGAGAGGGCCAGGGTTTCCAGCAGCACGCATTCGGCGAAGCTGCCGCGCACCGACAACACCGGCGAATTGGGGAAGTACAGCTCACCCTCCGGGTAACCGTCGACGTCACCGGTGAAGCGGAAGTCGCGCAGGTAATCCAGCGTCGCCTGGTCCAGGCCGTCCAGTGACGCCAGGTCGGCGTCGGTGAAGCGGAACTGCTCCAACGCTTCGAGGAACCGGCCGACCCCGGCGACCACGCCGTACCGGCGGCCGTCGGGCAGCCGTCGGGCGAACACCTCGAACACGCAGCGGCGGTGCGCGGCGCCGTCGCGCAGCGCCGCCGACAGCATGGTCAGCTCGTACTTGTCGGTCAGCAGGGACACCGTCACGGCTTCACGCTAATGCGTGCGCGCGGCCGGGTAGCGCGTCCGGGGCGGATTGACCCGCTAGTGCCGGTTCGCCGACCCCGGCGGTCATCGAGTGAGAACTCCGGCACGCAAGTGAGAAGTGGTGGCGGGGGGCGCATCGAGTGAGAGTTCAGGGACGCGTTTGAGACGTGAGGTACGCGAGTGAGACACCACGGCGGGCGATCTCATCGGGTGGAACACCAGGGCGGTTTTGGGTCTCTGGGCCGCCACCACGTTCCATTCGACGGAGCACGCCCGCCCGGAGTTCTCACCAGCCGCCATGACTTCTCAGCCGATGACCGCTAGTGCCGCCACCTGCGACCGAACCGGGTCCCGGGCGCCGCTTAGCGATCGGCGCGCCCCGGCCCCGGCTATCCTGTGACCTATGGCTGCGTCCGCACCGACCAAGCCGGCTGATCAGCGCCAGGCCGATCAGGTCGAGAAGCTCGACTCGCCCTGGGTGACGATCGTCTGGGACGACCCGGTGAACCTGATGAACTACGTGACCTACGTGTTCCAGAAGCTGTTCGGCTACTCCGAGCCGCACGCCACCAAGCTGATGCTGCAGGTGCACCACGAGGGCAAGGCCGTGGTGTCGGCCGGCAGCCGCGAGTCCATGGAGGCCGACGTCTCCCGGCTGCACGCCGCCGGACTGTGGGCCAGCATGCAGCAGGACACGTAGCCGGTGCGCAAGTGGAAGCGGGTCGAGACCGCTGACGGCCCGCGGTTCCGATCCGAGTTGGAGCCGCCGGAGGCGCTGCTGCTGACCAATATGGTCACCTCGGTGCTGGAGATGCTCGACGAGCGCGAGGCCGAGGCGCCCGCCGACGAGCTGGAATCGCTCACCGGCATCCGGACCGGCAACCCGGAGCCGCCCGAGGACGCCACCATGTCGCGGCTGCTGCCGGACTTCTATCGCACCGACCCGCCCAATGGCGGCGACCCCGACGCGCACCCGGCCGATCTGACGCCGCAGGACTTCAACGCCGCGCTGCGCAGCATGCACGAGCCGGACATCATCGACGCCAAACGGGACGCCGCGACCACCATGCGCGACAGCATCCCTGAGGGCGGCGGGCGGCTGGAGCTGACCGAGCAGGACGCGCACGCCTGGGCGGCCGCGGTGAACGATGTCCGACTCGCGCTCGGCGAGATGCTGCAGATCGGCCCGGAGGGGCTGGACCTGCTGCCGCCGGACCATCCACTGGCCGGGCACCTGGACGTCTACCACTGGCTGACCGCGCTGCAGGAGTACCTGGTGATGTGCCTGATGGGCAAACGGGCGTGACGCGCCTGGGATCGATCACCGACGTCGCCGGGATCCGGGTCGGCCAGCATCACCGGCTGGACCCCGACGCCGCGCTCGGATCCGGCTGGGCGACCGGGACGACGGTGGTGCTGGCCCCGCCGAACACCGTCGGCTCGGTCGACTGCCGCGGCGGCGCTCCTGGCACCCGCGAGACCGAATTGCTGGACCCGGCCAACAGCGTGCGAAACGTCGACGCCGTCGTGCTTTCCGGTGGCAGCGCCTACGGACTGGCCTCCGCCGGCGGGGTGATGTCTTGGCTGGAGAAGCAGGGCCGCGGGGTGTCGCTCGGCGGCGGGACCGTCCCGATCGTGCCGGCCGCGGTGATCTTCGACCTGCCCGTCGGCGCGTGGGACAAGCGACCGGGCGCGGCGTTCGGCCGGGCGGCGGCCAAAGCGGCGAAGAAGAAGGTGGCGATCGGGACGGTCGGCGCCGGCGCCGGGGCGCGCTCCGGCGTGCTCAAGGGCGGTGTCGGCACAGCGTCGGTGACACTGTCCGGCCGGTTCGACGGCGTCACCGTCGGCGCGATCGTGGTGGTCAACAGCGCGGGCAGCGTGGTCGACCCGGAGACCGGTTTGCCGTGGATGGGCGATCTGGCCCGCACCCTGGGACTGCAGGAACCGCCCCGCGAACAGGTCACGGATTTCGCCAAGCGCGCCAAGGGCCACAACCCGTTGAACACCACCATCGCGTGCGTCGCCACCGACGCCGCGCTGGACAAGGCGGGCTGCCAGCGGATGGCGATCGCCGCCCAGGACGGGTTGGCCCGATCGATCCTGCCCGCGCACACCCCGGTCGACGGGGACACCGTGTTCGCGCTGGCCACCGGCGGTGTCGCGCTGCCGCCGGACCCGGAGACCCCGCCCCAGCTCGGACCGGACACCGCGCTGATCACCGCCGTCGGCGCCGCGGCCGC harbors:
- the clpS gene encoding ATP-dependent Clp protease adapter ClpS translates to MAASAPTKPADQRQADQVEKLDSPWVTIVWDDPVNLMNYVTYVFQKLFGYSEPHATKLMLQVHHEGKAVVSAGSRESMEADVSRLHAAGLWASMQQDT
- a CDS encoding DUF2017 domain-containing protein is translated as MRKWKRVETADGPRFRSELEPPEALLLTNMVTSVLEMLDEREAEAPADELESLTGIRTGNPEPPEDATMSRLLPDFYRTDPPNGGDPDAHPADLTPQDFNAALRSMHEPDIIDAKRDAATTMRDSIPEGGGRLELTEQDAHAWAAAVNDVRLALGEMLQIGPEGLDLLPPDHPLAGHLDVYHWLTALQEYLVMCLMGKRA
- a CDS encoding P1 family peptidase translates to MGSITDVAGIRVGQHHRLDPDAALGSGWATGTTVVLAPPNTVGSVDCRGGAPGTRETELLDPANSVRNVDAVVLSGGSAYGLASAGGVMSWLEKQGRGVSLGGGTVPIVPAAVIFDLPVGAWDKRPGAAFGRAAAKAAKKKVAIGTVGAGAGARSGVLKGGVGTASVTLSGRFDGVTVGAIVVVNSAGSVVDPETGLPWMGDLARTLGLQEPPREQVTDFAKRAKGHNPLNTTIACVATDAALDKAGCQRMAIAAQDGLARSILPAHTPVDGDTVFALATGGVALPPDPETPPQLGPDTALITAVGAAAAEALARAVLVGVIAATTVAGVPGYRDVLPGAFGAGR
- a CDS encoding nicotinate phosphoribosyltransferase — encoded protein: MTVSLLTDKYELTMLSAALRDGAAHRRCVFEVFARRLPDGRRYGVVAGVGRFLEALEQFRFTDADLASLDGLDQATLDYLRDFRFTGDVDGYPEGELYFPNSPVLSVRGSFAECVLLETLALSIYNHDCAIASAAARMVSAAGGRTLIEMGSRRTHERAAVAAARAAYLAGFDGTSNLEAGRTYGVPTLGTSAHAFTMLHTGPDGPDEPAAFAAQVAALGVGTTLLVDTYDVTTGVANAVAAAGPELGAVRIDSGDLGVLARQTREQLDTLGANKTRIVVSGDLDEYSIAALRADPVDAYGVGTSLVTGSGAPTASMVYKLVEVDGIPVTKRSSNKASHGGAKQALRTSRQTGTVTEEIVYPDGQPPTIVDPSRQVSTALVRDGAPVTDQRTQLADGRRRVADGLVSLPWEGLKLSHGEPAIATRIIAPGAS